The following proteins are encoded in a genomic region of Channa argus isolate prfri chromosome 3, Channa argus male v1.0, whole genome shotgun sequence:
- the wiza gene encoding protein Wiz isoform X1 encodes MDSQATPQPVICEVCGTYFETRRGLSSHARLHLRQLGVTLSESSGAPIELLYQLMQEKGGSLPDVKVDPSALGPTPLKKSIQQDTRSPSAQEDKSNSCRAGVTTKITPQKMDHQGSPVKLKEATLLPSSPSASRLSEGGSSSSIEHQTSSTKPLWAPLETDAPITLASDTSNEVYVCQLCGCWYETRKGLSSHARAHLRQIGIPDSEIKGSPIDFLYQVVEDEDLKPISSDLPEQLASNSFPISPSKRTSDMSLSPASTPNKRPKTSEECTCILCGEEFENRKGLSSHARSHLRQIGVYDLLGKTSAIDTVQELVSSGVLKAMFPSKTNSTTSSSAEPSLAPASPAAQAVSPGQSQAPLFSATLSQSPAKSTHSPQPPVNKAPKAKKGFRLAVDPLHRKPKPEPVEIDVSTQPKEFSPNRDSPMQKSPTAVASNLSNEDVHSSPSVLCDFCGQLFETRKALSCHARAHLRQLGLTWSIKTSPIDLLKEVMMHGDEGKKGSLSTGKASWSPQGSKRPRDSLQMGESSSSTCATPLDYSMKEKSPSSKSGPSHTDTSCELCGFDFENRKALASHARAHLRQLGLIEWKADGATSPIELLSELIQRDPVKVAAITQRYRMGSLYIKKSGRTAASPSIFIKSDSVPGASLKPEQKVSRENSGVPPGTSRQGHIRTNDPGVRSPRGVHPSKHVVPMGDESQDPQQPSRSGSIPALLPKPPLTPLVKLVGKMYYLKCRFCEVVFHGPLSVQEQWIIHLQKHILSLGYKGKASPPAASVAAPALVHPVAV; translated from the exons CGACGAGGCCTGTCCAGCCACGCTCGCCTCCATCTTCGGCAGCTTGGTGTGACGTTGTCAGAAAGCAGTGGAGCTCCTATAGAGCTCCTCTACCAGCTTATGCAGGAGAAAGGTGGCTCACTCCCAGATGTTAAAGTAGACCCCTCTGCACTCGGGCCAacccctttaaaaaaatcaatacagcaGGATACCAGGAGTCCTTCAGCACAGGAGGACAAAAGTAATTCCTGCAGGGCAGGGGTTACAACTAAGATAACCCCACAAAAGATGGATCATCAAGGATCTCCAGTTAAATTAAAAGAAGCCACTTTGCTCCCCTCTTCTCCTTCTGCAAGTAGGCTTAGTGAAGGCGGCAGCTCTTCCTCCATAGAGCACCAAACATCATCAACCAAGCCACTCTGGGCTCCACTGGAAACCGACGCCCCCATCACCTTAG CTTCAGACACCAGCAATGAAGTATATGTTTGTCAACTTTGTGGGTGCTGGTACGAGACACGCAAGGGTCTGTCCAGTCATGCTCGTGCCCATCTGCGCCAGATAGGAATCCCTGACAGTGAGATCAAAGGCAGCCCCATTGATTTTCTTTACCAGGTTGTGGAGGATGAGGACCTCAAACCCATCAGCAGTGATCTCCCGGAGCAGCTCGCCTCAAACAGTTTTCCTATTTCGCCCTCCAAACGTACCTCTGATATGTCATTGTCACCTGCATCTACCCCCAACAAACGGCCTAAAACATCTGAGGAGTGTACCTGTATTCTGTGTGGAGAGGAGTTTGAGAATCGAAAAGGCCTGTCCAGCCATGCTCGCTCTCACCTTCGTCAGATCGGGGTGTATGACTTACTGGGGAAAACCTCTGCAATCGACACTGTCCAGGAGCTGGTCAGCAGTGGCGTGTTAAAAGCCATGTTCCCCTCTAAAACAAATAGTACAACCAGCTCATCTGCCGAGCCATCTCTCGCCCCAGCCTCTCCTGCAGCCCAGGCTGTGTCCCCTGGCCAATCACAGGCACCTCTTTTCTCAGCAACCCTTTCCCAAAGCCCTGCAAAGAGTACCCATTCTCCTCAACCTCCTGTTAACAAAGCCCCAAAAGCTAAGAAAGGTTTTCGCTTAGCAGTAGATCCCCTACATAGAAAGCCCAAGCCTGAGCCTGTGGAGATTGACGTGTCCACTCAGCCAAAGGAATTCAGTCCCAACCGAGACTCTCCCATGCAGAAGTCACCCACTGCTGTTGCTTCAAACCTTTCTAATGAAG ATGTACACTCTTCCCCATCAGTTCTTTGTGACTTCTGTGGGCAGCTGTTTGAGACCCGCAAAGCCCTGTCATGTCACGCTCGTGCCCATCTACGCCAGCTTGGACTCACCTGGTCGATCAAAACGTCACCAATTGACCTCCTCAAGGAGGTCATGATGCATGGTGACGAAGGCAAGAAAGGATCTTTATCAACAGGCAAAGCCTCGTGGAGCCCTCAAGGCTCCAAAAGGCCCCGGGACAGCCTCCAAATGGGCGAATCATCCTCAAGCACCTGCGCCACACCTCTTGATTATTCCATGAAGGAGAAGTCCCCATCTAGCAAGAGTGGGCCTTCACACACAG ACACATCCTGTGAGCTTTGTGGGTTTGACTTTGAAAATCGTAAAGCTCTGGCCAGTCACGCACGCGCTCACCTTCGACAGCTAGGGCTCATCGAATGGAAGGCAGACGGAGCAACTTCACCAATTGAACTCCTCAGTGAGTTGATCCAGAGGGACCCAGTCAAAGTGGCAGCAATAACCCAACGCTATCGAATGGGCAGCCTTTACATCAAGAAG tctgGGAGAACTGCTGCTTCGCCTTCTATATTCATAAAGTCTGACTCTGTGCCTGGAGCGAGCTTGAAGCCTGAGCAGAAGGTGAGCAGGGAGAACTCAGGTGTCCCTCCCGGAACATCTAGACAAGGCCACATACGCACTAATGACCCTGGTGTGCGTTCTCCAAGAG GGGTTCATCCTTCAAAACATGTAGTGCCTATGGGAGACGAAAGTCAGGACCCCCAGCAACCATCCCGTTCTGGCAGCATCCCTGCTCTTTTACCTAAGCCCCCGCTAACACCGTTGGTCAAACTAGTGGGCAAAATGTACTACCTCAAGTGCAG GTTCTGTGAAGTAGTATTTCACGGACCTTTGTCTGTTCAGGAGCAGTGGATCATACACCTACAGAAACACATCCTGTCACTGGGCTACAAAGGCAAAGCGTCTCCTCCAGCTGCATCGGTGGCAGCTCCAGCCCTTGTCCACCCAGTAGCTGTCTag
- the wiza gene encoding protein Wiz isoform X2, with protein MDSQATPQPVICEVCGTYFETRRGLSSHARLHLRQLGVTLSESSGAPIELLYQLMQEKGGSLPDVKVDPSALGPTPLKKSIQQDTRSPSAQEDKSNSCRAGVTTKITPQKMDHQGSPVKLKEATLLPSSPSASRLSEGGSSSSIEHQTSSTKPLWAPLETDAPITLASDTSNEVYVCQLCGCWYETRKGLSSHARAHLRQIGIPDSEIKGSPIDFLYQVVEDEDLKPISSDLPEQLASNSFPISPSKRTSDMSLSPASTPNKRPKTSEECTCILCGEEFENRKGLSSHARSHLRQIGVYDLLGKTSAIDTVQELVSSGVLKAMFPSKTNSTTSSSAEPSLAPASPAAQAVSPGQSQAPLFSATLSQSPAKSTHSPQPPVNKAPKAKKGFRLAVDPLHRKPKPEPVEIDVSTQPKEFSPNRDSPMQKSPTAVASNLSNEVLCDFCGQLFETRKALSCHARAHLRQLGLTWSIKTSPIDLLKEVMMHGDEGKKGSLSTGKASWSPQGSKRPRDSLQMGESSSSTCATPLDYSMKEKSPSSKSGPSHTDTSCELCGFDFENRKALASHARAHLRQLGLIEWKADGATSPIELLSELIQRDPVKVAAITQRYRMGSLYIKKSGRTAASPSIFIKSDSVPGASLKPEQKVSRENSGVPPGTSRQGHIRTNDPGVRSPRGVHPSKHVVPMGDESQDPQQPSRSGSIPALLPKPPLTPLVKLVGKMYYLKCRFCEVVFHGPLSVQEQWIIHLQKHILSLGYKGKASPPAASVAAPALVHPVAV; from the exons CGACGAGGCCTGTCCAGCCACGCTCGCCTCCATCTTCGGCAGCTTGGTGTGACGTTGTCAGAAAGCAGTGGAGCTCCTATAGAGCTCCTCTACCAGCTTATGCAGGAGAAAGGTGGCTCACTCCCAGATGTTAAAGTAGACCCCTCTGCACTCGGGCCAacccctttaaaaaaatcaatacagcaGGATACCAGGAGTCCTTCAGCACAGGAGGACAAAAGTAATTCCTGCAGGGCAGGGGTTACAACTAAGATAACCCCACAAAAGATGGATCATCAAGGATCTCCAGTTAAATTAAAAGAAGCCACTTTGCTCCCCTCTTCTCCTTCTGCAAGTAGGCTTAGTGAAGGCGGCAGCTCTTCCTCCATAGAGCACCAAACATCATCAACCAAGCCACTCTGGGCTCCACTGGAAACCGACGCCCCCATCACCTTAG CTTCAGACACCAGCAATGAAGTATATGTTTGTCAACTTTGTGGGTGCTGGTACGAGACACGCAAGGGTCTGTCCAGTCATGCTCGTGCCCATCTGCGCCAGATAGGAATCCCTGACAGTGAGATCAAAGGCAGCCCCATTGATTTTCTTTACCAGGTTGTGGAGGATGAGGACCTCAAACCCATCAGCAGTGATCTCCCGGAGCAGCTCGCCTCAAACAGTTTTCCTATTTCGCCCTCCAAACGTACCTCTGATATGTCATTGTCACCTGCATCTACCCCCAACAAACGGCCTAAAACATCTGAGGAGTGTACCTGTATTCTGTGTGGAGAGGAGTTTGAGAATCGAAAAGGCCTGTCCAGCCATGCTCGCTCTCACCTTCGTCAGATCGGGGTGTATGACTTACTGGGGAAAACCTCTGCAATCGACACTGTCCAGGAGCTGGTCAGCAGTGGCGTGTTAAAAGCCATGTTCCCCTCTAAAACAAATAGTACAACCAGCTCATCTGCCGAGCCATCTCTCGCCCCAGCCTCTCCTGCAGCCCAGGCTGTGTCCCCTGGCCAATCACAGGCACCTCTTTTCTCAGCAACCCTTTCCCAAAGCCCTGCAAAGAGTACCCATTCTCCTCAACCTCCTGTTAACAAAGCCCCAAAAGCTAAGAAAGGTTTTCGCTTAGCAGTAGATCCCCTACATAGAAAGCCCAAGCCTGAGCCTGTGGAGATTGACGTGTCCACTCAGCCAAAGGAATTCAGTCCCAACCGAGACTCTCCCATGCAGAAGTCACCCACTGCTGTTGCTTCAAACCTTTCTAATGAAG TTCTTTGTGACTTCTGTGGGCAGCTGTTTGAGACCCGCAAAGCCCTGTCATGTCACGCTCGTGCCCATCTACGCCAGCTTGGACTCACCTGGTCGATCAAAACGTCACCAATTGACCTCCTCAAGGAGGTCATGATGCATGGTGACGAAGGCAAGAAAGGATCTTTATCAACAGGCAAAGCCTCGTGGAGCCCTCAAGGCTCCAAAAGGCCCCGGGACAGCCTCCAAATGGGCGAATCATCCTCAAGCACCTGCGCCACACCTCTTGATTATTCCATGAAGGAGAAGTCCCCATCTAGCAAGAGTGGGCCTTCACACACAG ACACATCCTGTGAGCTTTGTGGGTTTGACTTTGAAAATCGTAAAGCTCTGGCCAGTCACGCACGCGCTCACCTTCGACAGCTAGGGCTCATCGAATGGAAGGCAGACGGAGCAACTTCACCAATTGAACTCCTCAGTGAGTTGATCCAGAGGGACCCAGTCAAAGTGGCAGCAATAACCCAACGCTATCGAATGGGCAGCCTTTACATCAAGAAG tctgGGAGAACTGCTGCTTCGCCTTCTATATTCATAAAGTCTGACTCTGTGCCTGGAGCGAGCTTGAAGCCTGAGCAGAAGGTGAGCAGGGAGAACTCAGGTGTCCCTCCCGGAACATCTAGACAAGGCCACATACGCACTAATGACCCTGGTGTGCGTTCTCCAAGAG GGGTTCATCCTTCAAAACATGTAGTGCCTATGGGAGACGAAAGTCAGGACCCCCAGCAACCATCCCGTTCTGGCAGCATCCCTGCTCTTTTACCTAAGCCCCCGCTAACACCGTTGGTCAAACTAGTGGGCAAAATGTACTACCTCAAGTGCAG GTTCTGTGAAGTAGTATTTCACGGACCTTTGTCTGTTCAGGAGCAGTGGATCATACACCTACAGAAACACATCCTGTCACTGGGCTACAAAGGCAAAGCGTCTCCTCCAGCTGCATCGGTGGCAGCTCCAGCCCTTGTCCACCCAGTAGCTGTCTag
- the wiza gene encoding protein Wiz isoform X3 → MDSQATPQPVICEVCGTYFETRRGLSSHARLHLRQLGVTLSESSGAPIELLYQLMQEKGGSLPDVKVDPSALGPTPLKKSIQQDTRSPSAQEDKSNSCRAGVTTKITPQKMDHQGSPVKLKEATLLPSSPSASRLSEGGSSSSIEHQTSSTKPLWAPLETDAPITLASDTSNEVYVCQLCGCWYETRKGLSSHARAHLRQIGIPDSEIKGSPIDFLYQVVEDEDLKPISSDLPEQLASNSFPISPSKRTSDMSLSPASTPNKRPKTSEECTCILCGEEFENRKGLSSHARSHLRQIGVYDLLGKTSAIDTVQELVSSGVLKAMFPSKTNSTTSSSAEPSLAPASPAAQAVSPGQSQAPLFSATLSQSPAKSTHSPQPPVNKAPKAKKGFRLAVDPLHRKPKPEPVEIDVSTQPKEFSPNRDSPMQKSPTAVASNLSNEDVHSSPSVLCDFCGQLFETRKALSCHARAHLRQLGLTWSIKTSPIDLLKEVMMHGDEGKKGSLSTGKASWSPQGSKRPRDSLQMGESSSSTCATPLDYSMKEKSPSSKSGPSHTDTSCELCGFDFENRKALASHARAHLRQLGLIEWKADGATSPIELLSELIQRDPVKVAAITQRYRMGSLYIKKSGRTAASPSIFIKSDSVPGASLKPEQKVSRENSGVPPGTSRQGHIRTNDPGVRSPRGVHPSKHVVPMGDESQDPQQPSRSGSIPALLPKPPLTPLVKLVGKMYYLKCRSSGSYTYRNTSCHWATKAKRLLQLHRWQLQPLSTQ, encoded by the exons CGACGAGGCCTGTCCAGCCACGCTCGCCTCCATCTTCGGCAGCTTGGTGTGACGTTGTCAGAAAGCAGTGGAGCTCCTATAGAGCTCCTCTACCAGCTTATGCAGGAGAAAGGTGGCTCACTCCCAGATGTTAAAGTAGACCCCTCTGCACTCGGGCCAacccctttaaaaaaatcaatacagcaGGATACCAGGAGTCCTTCAGCACAGGAGGACAAAAGTAATTCCTGCAGGGCAGGGGTTACAACTAAGATAACCCCACAAAAGATGGATCATCAAGGATCTCCAGTTAAATTAAAAGAAGCCACTTTGCTCCCCTCTTCTCCTTCTGCAAGTAGGCTTAGTGAAGGCGGCAGCTCTTCCTCCATAGAGCACCAAACATCATCAACCAAGCCACTCTGGGCTCCACTGGAAACCGACGCCCCCATCACCTTAG CTTCAGACACCAGCAATGAAGTATATGTTTGTCAACTTTGTGGGTGCTGGTACGAGACACGCAAGGGTCTGTCCAGTCATGCTCGTGCCCATCTGCGCCAGATAGGAATCCCTGACAGTGAGATCAAAGGCAGCCCCATTGATTTTCTTTACCAGGTTGTGGAGGATGAGGACCTCAAACCCATCAGCAGTGATCTCCCGGAGCAGCTCGCCTCAAACAGTTTTCCTATTTCGCCCTCCAAACGTACCTCTGATATGTCATTGTCACCTGCATCTACCCCCAACAAACGGCCTAAAACATCTGAGGAGTGTACCTGTATTCTGTGTGGAGAGGAGTTTGAGAATCGAAAAGGCCTGTCCAGCCATGCTCGCTCTCACCTTCGTCAGATCGGGGTGTATGACTTACTGGGGAAAACCTCTGCAATCGACACTGTCCAGGAGCTGGTCAGCAGTGGCGTGTTAAAAGCCATGTTCCCCTCTAAAACAAATAGTACAACCAGCTCATCTGCCGAGCCATCTCTCGCCCCAGCCTCTCCTGCAGCCCAGGCTGTGTCCCCTGGCCAATCACAGGCACCTCTTTTCTCAGCAACCCTTTCCCAAAGCCCTGCAAAGAGTACCCATTCTCCTCAACCTCCTGTTAACAAAGCCCCAAAAGCTAAGAAAGGTTTTCGCTTAGCAGTAGATCCCCTACATAGAAAGCCCAAGCCTGAGCCTGTGGAGATTGACGTGTCCACTCAGCCAAAGGAATTCAGTCCCAACCGAGACTCTCCCATGCAGAAGTCACCCACTGCTGTTGCTTCAAACCTTTCTAATGAAG ATGTACACTCTTCCCCATCAGTTCTTTGTGACTTCTGTGGGCAGCTGTTTGAGACCCGCAAAGCCCTGTCATGTCACGCTCGTGCCCATCTACGCCAGCTTGGACTCACCTGGTCGATCAAAACGTCACCAATTGACCTCCTCAAGGAGGTCATGATGCATGGTGACGAAGGCAAGAAAGGATCTTTATCAACAGGCAAAGCCTCGTGGAGCCCTCAAGGCTCCAAAAGGCCCCGGGACAGCCTCCAAATGGGCGAATCATCCTCAAGCACCTGCGCCACACCTCTTGATTATTCCATGAAGGAGAAGTCCCCATCTAGCAAGAGTGGGCCTTCACACACAG ACACATCCTGTGAGCTTTGTGGGTTTGACTTTGAAAATCGTAAAGCTCTGGCCAGTCACGCACGCGCTCACCTTCGACAGCTAGGGCTCATCGAATGGAAGGCAGACGGAGCAACTTCACCAATTGAACTCCTCAGTGAGTTGATCCAGAGGGACCCAGTCAAAGTGGCAGCAATAACCCAACGCTATCGAATGGGCAGCCTTTACATCAAGAAG tctgGGAGAACTGCTGCTTCGCCTTCTATATTCATAAAGTCTGACTCTGTGCCTGGAGCGAGCTTGAAGCCTGAGCAGAAGGTGAGCAGGGAGAACTCAGGTGTCCCTCCCGGAACATCTAGACAAGGCCACATACGCACTAATGACCCTGGTGTGCGTTCTCCAAGAG GGGTTCATCCTTCAAAACATGTAGTGCCTATGGGAGACGAAAGTCAGGACCCCCAGCAACCATCCCGTTCTGGCAGCATCCCTGCTCTTTTACCTAAGCCCCCGCTAACACCGTTGGTCAAACTAGTGGGCAAAATGTACTACCTCAAGTGCAG GAGCAGTGGATCATACACCTACAGAAACACATCCTGTCACTGGGCTACAAAGGCAAAGCGTCTCCTCCAGCTGCATCGGTGGCAGCTCCAGCCCTTGTCCACCCAGTAG
- the wiza gene encoding protein Wiz isoform X4, protein MDSQATPQPVICEVCGTYFETRRGLSSHARLHLRQLGVTLSESSGAPIELLYQLMQEKGGSLPDVKVDPSALGPTPLKKSIQQDTRSPSAQEDKSNSCRAGVTTKITPQKMDHQGSPVKLKEATLLPSSPSASRLSEGGSSSSIEHQTSSTKPLWAPLETDAPITLASDTSNEVYVCQLCGCWYETRKGLSSHARAHLRQIGIPDSEIKGSPIDFLYQVVEDEDLKPISSDLPEQLASNSFPISPSKRTSDMSLSPASTPNKRPKTSEECTCILCGEEFENRKGLSSHARSHLRQIGVYDLLGKTSAIDTVQELVSSGVLKAMFPSKTNSTTSSSAEPSLAPASPAAQAVSPGQSQAPLFSATLSQSPAKSTHSPQPPVNKAPKAKKGFRLAVDPLHRKPKPEPVEIDVSTQPKEFSPNRDSPMQKSPTAVASNLSNEDVHSSPSVLCDFCGQLFETRKALSCHARAHLRQLGLTWSIKTSPIDLLKEVMMHGDEGKKGSLSTGKASWSPQGSKRPRDSLQMGESSSSTCATPLDYSMKEKSPSSKSGPSHTDTSCELCGFDFENRKALASHARAHLRQLGLIEWKADGATSPIELLSELIQRDPVKVAAITQRYRMGSLYIKKSGRTAASPSIFIKSDSVPGASLKPEQKVSRENSGVPPGTSRQGHIRTNDPGVRSPRGSVK, encoded by the exons CGACGAGGCCTGTCCAGCCACGCTCGCCTCCATCTTCGGCAGCTTGGTGTGACGTTGTCAGAAAGCAGTGGAGCTCCTATAGAGCTCCTCTACCAGCTTATGCAGGAGAAAGGTGGCTCACTCCCAGATGTTAAAGTAGACCCCTCTGCACTCGGGCCAacccctttaaaaaaatcaatacagcaGGATACCAGGAGTCCTTCAGCACAGGAGGACAAAAGTAATTCCTGCAGGGCAGGGGTTACAACTAAGATAACCCCACAAAAGATGGATCATCAAGGATCTCCAGTTAAATTAAAAGAAGCCACTTTGCTCCCCTCTTCTCCTTCTGCAAGTAGGCTTAGTGAAGGCGGCAGCTCTTCCTCCATAGAGCACCAAACATCATCAACCAAGCCACTCTGGGCTCCACTGGAAACCGACGCCCCCATCACCTTAG CTTCAGACACCAGCAATGAAGTATATGTTTGTCAACTTTGTGGGTGCTGGTACGAGACACGCAAGGGTCTGTCCAGTCATGCTCGTGCCCATCTGCGCCAGATAGGAATCCCTGACAGTGAGATCAAAGGCAGCCCCATTGATTTTCTTTACCAGGTTGTGGAGGATGAGGACCTCAAACCCATCAGCAGTGATCTCCCGGAGCAGCTCGCCTCAAACAGTTTTCCTATTTCGCCCTCCAAACGTACCTCTGATATGTCATTGTCACCTGCATCTACCCCCAACAAACGGCCTAAAACATCTGAGGAGTGTACCTGTATTCTGTGTGGAGAGGAGTTTGAGAATCGAAAAGGCCTGTCCAGCCATGCTCGCTCTCACCTTCGTCAGATCGGGGTGTATGACTTACTGGGGAAAACCTCTGCAATCGACACTGTCCAGGAGCTGGTCAGCAGTGGCGTGTTAAAAGCCATGTTCCCCTCTAAAACAAATAGTACAACCAGCTCATCTGCCGAGCCATCTCTCGCCCCAGCCTCTCCTGCAGCCCAGGCTGTGTCCCCTGGCCAATCACAGGCACCTCTTTTCTCAGCAACCCTTTCCCAAAGCCCTGCAAAGAGTACCCATTCTCCTCAACCTCCTGTTAACAAAGCCCCAAAAGCTAAGAAAGGTTTTCGCTTAGCAGTAGATCCCCTACATAGAAAGCCCAAGCCTGAGCCTGTGGAGATTGACGTGTCCACTCAGCCAAAGGAATTCAGTCCCAACCGAGACTCTCCCATGCAGAAGTCACCCACTGCTGTTGCTTCAAACCTTTCTAATGAAG ATGTACACTCTTCCCCATCAGTTCTTTGTGACTTCTGTGGGCAGCTGTTTGAGACCCGCAAAGCCCTGTCATGTCACGCTCGTGCCCATCTACGCCAGCTTGGACTCACCTGGTCGATCAAAACGTCACCAATTGACCTCCTCAAGGAGGTCATGATGCATGGTGACGAAGGCAAGAAAGGATCTTTATCAACAGGCAAAGCCTCGTGGAGCCCTCAAGGCTCCAAAAGGCCCCGGGACAGCCTCCAAATGGGCGAATCATCCTCAAGCACCTGCGCCACACCTCTTGATTATTCCATGAAGGAGAAGTCCCCATCTAGCAAGAGTGGGCCTTCACACACAG ACACATCCTGTGAGCTTTGTGGGTTTGACTTTGAAAATCGTAAAGCTCTGGCCAGTCACGCACGCGCTCACCTTCGACAGCTAGGGCTCATCGAATGGAAGGCAGACGGAGCAACTTCACCAATTGAACTCCTCAGTGAGTTGATCCAGAGGGACCCAGTCAAAGTGGCAGCAATAACCCAACGCTATCGAATGGGCAGCCTTTACATCAAGAAG tctgGGAGAACTGCTGCTTCGCCTTCTATATTCATAAAGTCTGACTCTGTGCCTGGAGCGAGCTTGAAGCCTGAGCAGAAGGTGAGCAGGGAGAACTCAGGTGTCCCTCCCGGAACATCTAGACAAGGCCACATACGCACTAATGACCCTGGTGTGCGTTCTCCAAGAG GTTCTGTGAAGTAG